A single window of Neisseria chenwenguii DNA harbors:
- a CDS encoding metallophosphoesterase, with translation MRIAAFILTLILLQVFTFGLGRSLQWLFAPFTGRKTHRWLMACAYLLTNGLIAGIFTALFFQTAHWAFRAMAFWMVALLFAAYAALATFVLYLLLRKFMAQPPLSRALRVFAPLFFIGLAAFAVFNAYVPTVRHASVTINKKMAKPLRIGMASDMHFGVLFGARQMDKLAGIMAQEKVDIILLPGDLMDDNVDAYLKENMRPHLEKLRAPLGVYATLGNHDLFGHQAEIRREVEKAGITVLANEAVEKHGLLLVGRNDEMDTKRPPADEILRGKNTGLPVLLMDHRPTSIDAHAKLPVDIQVSGHVHNGQVAPANFIVAALYDLAYGYKQQGNGHYFVSSGYGFWGVPTRLGSRSEVWIIDVEGK, from the coding sequence ATGCGTATTGCCGCTTTTATTCTGACTTTGATTCTGCTCCAAGTGTTTACCTTCGGCTTGGGGCGTTCGCTGCAATGGCTGTTTGCGCCGTTTACCGGGAGGAAAACCCACCGTTGGCTGATGGCATGCGCATATCTGCTGACAAACGGGCTGATTGCCGGCATTTTCACCGCGCTGTTTTTCCAGACGGCACATTGGGCGTTCCGCGCGATGGCATTTTGGATGGTAGCGCTGTTGTTTGCCGCCTATGCTGCGCTGGCGACGTTTGTTCTGTATCTGCTGTTGCGAAAATTTATGGCGCAACCGCCGCTTTCGCGCGCGCTGCGGGTGTTTGCACCGCTGTTTTTTATCGGGCTGGCGGCGTTTGCCGTGTTTAACGCCTATGTGCCGACCGTGCGCCACGCGAGCGTTACCATCAATAAAAAAATGGCCAAACCGCTGCGCATCGGCATGGCCAGCGATATGCACTTCGGCGTATTGTTCGGTGCGCGCCAAATGGACAAACTCGCCGGCATCATGGCGCAGGAAAAAGTCGATATCATCCTGCTGCCGGGCGATTTGATGGACGACAACGTCGATGCTTATCTTAAAGAAAACATGCGCCCGCATCTGGAAAAACTGCGCGCGCCGCTGGGTGTGTACGCCACTTTGGGCAACCACGACCTTTTCGGCCATCAAGCAGAAATCCGCCGCGAGGTGGAAAAAGCGGGAATAACCGTTTTGGCGAACGAAGCGGTGGAAAAACACGGCCTGCTGCTGGTCGGACGCAATGATGAGATGGATACCAAACGCCCGCCGGCAGACGAAATCCTGCGCGGTAAAAATACCGGTCTGCCTGTTTTGCTGATGGATCACCGCCCGACTTCCATTGACGCACACGCCAAGCTGCCCGTCGATATTCAGGTTTCCGGCCACGTCCACAACGGTCAGGTTGCGCCTGCGAATTTCATCGTCGCCGCGCTTTACGATTTGGCCTACGGCTACAAACAGCAGGGTAACGGCCATTATTTCGTCAGTTCCGGCTACGGCTTTTGGGGTGTGCCGACGCGGCTGGGTTCGCGTTCGGAAGTTTGGATTATTGATGTGGAAGGGAAATAG
- a CDS encoding GNAT family N-acetyltransferase: MSLLTVLRPATENDCRFIHNAHIHAVQYTCIRSYDERVLQAWEAHLDMDSYRATMADKTKALWVVEYRGHVQGFFQVDFKESTLDALYVHPFVHNQGLGTALLQRAEELAVKAGLSFLKLYASLNSVPFYRLSGYESLGAALLPLNETVKVKCELMRKYL; encoded by the coding sequence ATGAGTCTGTTAACCGTCCTCCGACCCGCCACCGAAAACGACTGCCGTTTCATACACAACGCCCATATCCACGCCGTGCAATATACCTGCATCCGCAGCTACGACGAGCGTGTGTTGCAGGCTTGGGAAGCGCATCTGGACATGGACAGCTACCGCGCGACGATGGCCGACAAGACCAAAGCCTTGTGGGTGGTCGAATACCGCGGCCATGTGCAGGGGTTTTTCCAAGTCGATTTCAAAGAATCCACGCTTGATGCGCTGTATGTACACCCGTTCGTCCACAATCAGGGCTTGGGCACGGCGCTGTTGCAACGGGCGGAAGAGTTGGCGGTTAAGGCGGGGTTGAGCTTTTTAAAGTTGTATGCTTCGCTCAATTCCGTGCCGTTTTACCGTTTGAGCGGATATGAATCGCTGGGTGCAGCGCTGCTGCCCTTGAATGAAACGGTTAAAGTGAAATGTGAGTTGATGCGCAAGTATCTGTAA
- a CDS encoding nuclease-related domain-containing protein, with protein sequence MLIKSADDKNSRVKLLEDLQNKPLNEQQRKWVNEQLWALKTGIQGEKDAAFYINSVYKDEKSSVIFHDLRIELDDEVAQIDHLVITPVFAVLFETKSFNGNLIINEYGEFSIRYAKGKEIGIPSPIEQSKRHERVLKKLFEILDIKTYLNQEFLFRHVVLLSPKSIIRRPDSQKFDTFSVIKADSLAKWREEFRANTATVISLMGGLFRKPQLLLKSDKAFDEVLHKNILKTAERILPYHTPEPVSALPPFMQNIDEAISEPPKQAENDSPICAVCRQKVTPAVARFCQAHSERFRGQIYCRTHQQQAVSAKPVATVQIEKTESVSECAGETGGQYCEYKDCRRPLTGAVVNYCRSNADWFGGKLYCMGHQKMIAAARKKNGAKG encoded by the coding sequence ATGTTGATTAAATCAGCCGATGATAAAAACAGTCGTGTGAAACTGCTGGAAGATTTACAAAACAAGCCGCTGAACGAGCAGCAGCGAAAATGGGTTAATGAGCAGCTTTGGGCATTGAAAACAGGGATTCAGGGCGAGAAAGATGCTGCGTTTTATATTAATTCGGTATATAAAGACGAAAAATCGTCCGTTATTTTTCATGATTTGAGAATCGAACTGGACGATGAAGTTGCTCAAATCGACCATTTGGTTATTACACCGGTATTCGCCGTTTTGTTTGAAACCAAAAGTTTTAACGGTAATTTGATTATTAACGAGTATGGGGAATTTTCAATCCGGTATGCCAAGGGAAAAGAAATCGGAATACCTTCTCCTATCGAGCAAAGCAAACGGCATGAAAGGGTATTAAAAAAACTTTTTGAAATCCTTGATATTAAAACTTATCTGAATCAGGAATTCCTGTTCCGGCATGTTGTTTTGCTTTCCCCTAAATCCATTATCAGGCGGCCCGATTCTCAAAAATTTGATACATTCAGCGTGATTAAAGCAGACAGTTTGGCAAAATGGCGTGAGGAATTTAGGGCTAACACTGCGACGGTTATTTCTTTGATGGGAGGGCTATTCAGGAAACCGCAATTATTGCTGAAAAGTGATAAAGCATTTGATGAAGTGCTTCATAAAAATATCCTCAAAACTGCCGAACGCATTTTACCGTACCATACGCCCGAACCCGTATCTGCATTACCGCCTTTTATGCAGAATATCGATGAAGCAATATCGGAACCGCCAAAGCAAGCAGAAAACGACAGCCCGATATGTGCGGTTTGCCGGCAGAAAGTTACTCCGGCAGTGGCACGCTTTTGCCAAGCCCATTCAGAACGCTTCAGAGGGCAGATTTATTGCCGTACCCATCAGCAGCAAGCGGTTTCGGCCAAACCTGTTGCCACAGTGCAAATCGAAAAAACAGAATCCGTATCCGAATGTGCCGGCGAAACAGGCGGTCAGTATTGTGAATATAAAGATTGCCGTCGGCCATTGACCGGAGCAGTTGTAAATTATTGCCGCAGTAATGCGGATTGGTTCGGCGGTAAGCTCTATTGCATGGGCCATCAAAAAATGATTGCGGCTGCACGGAAAAAGAATGGGGCAAAAGGTTAA
- a CDS encoding Dyp-type peroxidase: protein MTTPQTAILPDGCKAGIFIEADFVSDGLKAAPAACRDSLAALARWQAEFPDAVLGLTIAFGSEAWKSFGHQNEGGELKPFRALGNGLAPATQHDLFIHIQAMRQDAVYALAQAVLAAFGSSIKVAREEHGLRLHQNRGLDGFVDGTENPQGEKIAATALIPAGRPDAGGSYVLLQNYRHDLGKWQRIGTAEQEADVGRSKADDIEFDKSVRLPDSHLGRVNLKEDGVGLKIVRRSLPYGKISGEHGLMFTAYCHTLHNIEAQLLSMFGETDGKTDRLLQHLSTAVSGAYYYAPPVERLADL, encoded by the coding sequence ATGACTACCCCGCAAACCGCCATCCTCCCCGACGGCTGCAAAGCCGGCATTTTCATTGAAGCCGATTTCGTTTCAGACGGCCTCAAAGCCGCGCCCGCCGCCTGCCGCGACAGCCTTGCCGCGCTCGCCCGTTGGCAGGCCGAATTTCCCGACGCCGTTTTGGGCCTGACCATCGCATTCGGCAGCGAAGCGTGGAAATCGTTCGGCCACCAAAACGAAGGCGGCGAACTCAAACCCTTTCGCGCCTTAGGCAACGGCCTCGCGCCCGCCACCCAACACGACCTCTTCATCCACATCCAAGCCATGCGCCAAGACGCCGTCTACGCGCTCGCGCAAGCCGTACTCGCCGCGTTCGGCAGCAGCATCAAAGTCGCAAGAGAAGAACACGGCCTGCGCCTGCACCAAAACCGCGGCCTCGACGGCTTCGTGGACGGTACGGAAAACCCGCAGGGCGAAAAAATCGCCGCCACTGCGCTGATTCCCGCCGGCCGACCCGACGCCGGCGGCAGCTACGTTCTGCTGCAAAACTACCGCCACGACCTCGGTAAATGGCAGCGCATCGGCACCGCCGAACAGGAAGCCGACGTCGGCCGCAGCAAAGCCGACGACATCGAGTTCGACAAATCCGTGCGCCTGCCCGATTCCCACCTCGGCCGCGTCAACCTCAAAGAAGACGGCGTCGGCCTCAAAATCGTCCGCCGCAGCCTGCCCTACGGCAAAATCAGCGGCGAACACGGCCTGATGTTCACCGCCTACTGCCACACGCTGCACAACATCGAAGCCCAGCTTTTGAGCATGTTCGGCGAAACCGACGGCAAAACCGACCGACTGCTGCAACACCTCTCCACCGCCGTATCCGGCGCCTATTACTATGCCCCGCCGGTCGAGCGTTTGGCGGATTTGTGA
- a CDS encoding carbonic anhydrase, with product MIKTREDIFEHNREWAEQQLQNDPHFFDNLAASQNPDYLYIGCSDSRVTAEEMMGMQPGDVFVHRNIANMVNPLDINAASVVGYAVDYLRVKHIVVCGHYNCGGIKAAMQPRDYGALNPWLRNVRDIYRLHREELDAIEDETARYDRLVEINVQEQCVNIIKMAEVQKRYIHEHYPTVHGWVFDIRTGRLKDLQIDFEQILHNIQKIYDLTDGQWEVSVPR from the coding sequence ATGATCAAAACCCGCGAAGACATTTTCGAACACAACCGTGAATGGGCGGAACAGCAGCTGCAAAACGATCCGCACTTTTTCGACAACCTCGCCGCTTCGCAGAATCCCGACTACCTCTATATCGGCTGTTCAGACAGCCGCGTGACCGCCGAAGAGATGATGGGGATGCAGCCGGGCGATGTGTTCGTACACCGCAATATCGCCAATATGGTCAATCCTTTGGACATCAATGCGGCCTCGGTGGTGGGTTATGCCGTGGATTATCTGCGGGTCAAACACATTGTCGTCTGCGGGCATTACAACTGCGGCGGCATCAAGGCGGCGATGCAGCCGCGCGATTACGGCGCGCTCAATCCTTGGCTGCGCAATGTGCGGGATATTTACCGCCTGCACCGTGAGGAATTGGATGCGATTGAAGACGAAACCGCGCGTTACGACCGTTTGGTGGAAATAAATGTTCAGGAACAATGCGTCAACATCATCAAGATGGCGGAAGTGCAGAAACGCTATATCCACGAGCATTATCCGACGGTACACGGCTGGGTGTTCGACATCCGCACAGGCCGTCTGAAAGATTTGCAGATTGATTTTGAACAGATTCTGCACAATATTCAGAAAATTTACGATTTGACCGACGGTCAATGGGAAGTGTCGGTACCGCGTTAG
- the cls gene encoding cardiolipin synthase produces MTSFNITWSEIFLAVHTTAALACMMRVLYKQKNIGSTFAWLIILFLFPLFGTIAYILIGEPRLGAARAKRTGEMNRFYQGFADQYLEGVYLDIADKVKPHYYGISKVAARATGLGATQSNAMALLSTTDDIIGAMLADIEAAEHSCMLAFYIIDPQGRIKTLLEAVIRAAQRGVDCAILADAVGSSGFFDSGWVERLKEAGVEVESALPVGLWRTLFTRSDLRNHRKILVIDGKTGYTGSFNLADPKFFKKDAGVGQWVDVMMRCTGPMVLEMSAVFFADLAVEDDENLQGIQKYLTEHQDRIPQLLPEKMKQGSIVAQVIPSAPEQGEHVIYETIISAVHAATRRVTITTPYFVPDEPLLTALTVAAKRGVDVTLIVPEKVDSLLVRYASRAYYPMLLASGVKIAAFKGGLLHAKTMTIDEDYALFGTVNMDMRSFFLNLEISLAIYDRDMANQIYALQQQYLADSECISVRTWQQRSKWWGLVENVVRLVSPLL; encoded by the coding sequence ATGACATCATTCAACATCACTTGGTCTGAAATATTCCTCGCCGTCCACACCACTGCCGCGCTGGCCTGCATGATGCGCGTACTCTACAAACAGAAAAACATCGGCTCGACTTTTGCCTGGCTGATTATTCTGTTTCTGTTTCCGCTCTTCGGCACCATTGCCTACATCCTCATCGGCGAACCGCGCCTCGGCGCCGCACGGGCAAAGCGTACCGGCGAAATGAACCGTTTCTACCAAGGCTTTGCCGACCAATATCTCGAAGGCGTGTACCTCGATATCGCGGATAAAGTGAAACCGCATTACTACGGCATCAGCAAAGTCGCCGCGCGGGCAACCGGCTTGGGTGCGACGCAGAGCAACGCGATGGCGCTGCTTTCCACCACCGACGACATCATCGGTGCTATGCTGGCCGACATCGAAGCGGCAGAGCACTCCTGCATGCTCGCGTTCTATATCATCGACCCGCAGGGGCGGATTAAAACCCTGCTCGAAGCCGTTATCCGCGCGGCACAGCGCGGCGTGGACTGCGCTATTCTGGCCGATGCCGTGGGCAGCAGCGGCTTTTTCGACAGCGGTTGGGTCGAGCGTTTGAAAGAAGCCGGCGTGGAAGTGGAAAGTGCTTTGCCGGTCGGCCTCTGGCGCACGCTGTTCACCCGCAGCGATCTGCGCAACCACCGCAAAATCCTCGTGATTGACGGCAAAACCGGCTACACCGGCAGCTTCAACCTCGCCGATCCGAAATTTTTCAAAAAAGACGCCGGCGTCGGGCAATGGGTGGACGTGATGATGCGCTGCACCGGGCCGATGGTGTTGGAAATGTCCGCCGTATTTTTCGCCGATTTGGCGGTGGAAGACGACGAAAACCTGCAAGGCATCCAAAAATACCTCACCGAACACCAAGACCGTATCCCGCAGCTTCTGCCTGAAAAAATGAAGCAGGGCAGCATCGTCGCCCAAGTCATCCCATCCGCGCCCGAGCAGGGCGAGCATGTGATTTACGAAACCATCATCAGCGCCGTCCACGCCGCCACCCGACGGGTAACGATTACCACGCCGTATTTCGTGCCCGACGAACCGTTGTTGACCGCGCTCACCGTCGCCGCCAAGCGCGGTGTGGACGTTACCCTCATCGTGCCCGAAAAAGTCGATTCGCTGTTGGTGCGTTACGCCTCGCGCGCCTATTACCCCATGTTGCTCGCCTCCGGCGTGAAAATCGCCGCTTTCAAGGGCGGCCTGCTGCACGCCAAAACCATGACCATCGACGAAGATTACGCGCTGTTCGGCACGGTCAACATGGACATGCGCAGCTTCTTCCTAAACCTCGAAATCAGCCTCGCCATCTACGACCGCGATATGGCCAATCAGATTTACGCGCTCCAGCAGCAGTATCTGGCCGACAGCGAATGCATCAGCGTCCGCACATGGCAGCAGCGCTCGAAATGGTGGGGGTTGGTGGAGAATGTGGTCAGACTGGTGAGTCCGTTGCTTTAG
- a CDS encoding cupin domain-containing protein, whose translation MKQYTLDPKALLGGVIASDNDQEIVQLSLQKDNEIPTYQTDAIVLLLVLNGSAQIVTDAATIETRGLQIVRLESNEAHSIRALEDATNILVIKQLTHELVFSKKLRFGSCCM comes from the coding sequence ATGAAACAATATACTTTAGATCCCAAAGCCCTGCTCGGCGGCGTGATTGCCAGCGACAATGATCAGGAAATCGTGCAGCTTTCCCTGCAAAAAGACAACGAGATTCCGACCTATCAGACCGATGCGATTGTGTTGCTGCTGGTTTTGAACGGCAGCGCGCAAATCGTTACCGATGCAGCCACCATCGAAACCCGCGGACTGCAAATCGTCCGCCTCGAATCCAACGAAGCACACAGCATCCGTGCGCTGGAAGACGCCACCAATATTTTGGTAATCAAGCAGCTCACGCACGAATTGGTATTCAGCAAAAAACTCCGTTTCGGCAGCTGCTGTATGTAA
- the nrdA gene encoding class 1a ribonucleoside-diphosphate reductase subunit alpha — MNATANLKVTKRDGRLEPIDLDKIHRVVTWAAEGLRNVSVSQVELKSHIQFYNGIRTDDIHETIIKAAADLISQDTPDYQYLAARLAIFHIRKIAYGQFEPPHLYDHVSKLVAAGKYDKHLIADYSREEFDELDAYIDHSRDMAFSYAAVKQLEGKYLVQNRVTRQIYETPQFLYVLVAMCLFSKYPKETRLDYVKRFYDAVSTFKVSLPTPIMSGVRTPTRQFSSCVLIECDDSLDSINATTSAIVKYVSQRAGIGINAGRIRGLGSEIRGGEAQHTGCIPFFKMFQAAVKSCSQGGVRGGAATLFYPMWHIEVESLLVLKNNRGVEENRVRQLDYGVQINRLLYTRLIKGGNITLFSPNEVPGLYDAFFADQDEFERLYVKYEQDESIRKRVVPATDLFSSLMQERAGTGRIYIQNVDHCNTHSPFDPRVAPVRQSNLCLEIALPTKPLDNINDKNGEIALCTLSAFNLGAIDNLDEFENLADLTVRALDALLDYQDYPVPAAKIATMNRRTLGIGVINYAYYLAKNGVKYGDDSAIGLTHRTFEAMQYYLLKASVNLAKEYGACPLFNETVYSQGKLPIDTYKKDLDAICSEPLHYDWASLRADIVKHGLRNSTLTALMPSETSSQIANATNGIEPPRGLVSVKASKDGILKQVVPEFETLKGAYETLWQMPGNDGYLKLVGVMQKFVDQAISANTSYDPAKFEGGKVSMKQMLKDLLTAYKYGVKTLYYHNTRDGADDTQTDIQDDGCAGGACKI, encoded by the coding sequence ATGAATGCGACTGCTAATTTGAAAGTAACCAAACGCGACGGACGCTTGGAACCGATTGATTTGGATAAAATCCACCGCGTGGTAACTTGGGCGGCGGAAGGGCTGCGCAATGTTTCCGTGTCGCAGGTCGAATTGAAGTCGCACATCCAGTTTTACAACGGCATCCGCACCGACGACATCCACGAAACCATCATCAAGGCCGCGGCCGACCTGATTTCGCAGGATACGCCCGATTACCAGTATCTCGCCGCTCGCTTGGCGATTTTCCACATCCGCAAAATCGCCTACGGCCAATTCGAGCCGCCGCATCTTTACGATCATGTCAGCAAGCTGGTTGCCGCCGGCAAATACGACAAACACCTGATTGCCGACTATTCGCGCGAAGAGTTTGACGAACTCGATGCCTATATCGACCACAGTCGCGACATGGCGTTCTCTTACGCCGCCGTGAAGCAGCTTGAGGGCAAATATCTGGTGCAAAACCGCGTTACCCGCCAAATCTATGAAACGCCGCAGTTTCTGTATGTTTTGGTGGCGATGTGCCTGTTCAGCAAATACCCGAAAGAAACGCGTCTGGATTATGTGAAACGCTTCTACGACGCGGTTTCCACTTTCAAAGTCTCGCTGCCGACGCCGATTATGAGCGGCGTACGCACACCGACACGCCAATTCTCAAGCTGCGTGTTGATTGAATGCGACGACAGCTTGGATTCCATCAACGCCACCACCAGCGCGATTGTGAAATACGTTTCCCAACGAGCCGGTATCGGTATCAACGCCGGCCGAATCCGCGGCTTGGGCAGCGAAATCCGCGGCGGCGAAGCGCAGCATACGGGCTGTATTCCGTTTTTCAAAATGTTTCAAGCCGCGGTCAAATCCTGTTCGCAGGGCGGCGTGCGCGGTGGCGCGGCAACCCTGTTTTACCCGATGTGGCACATCGAAGTCGAAAGCCTGCTGGTTTTGAAAAACAACCGCGGCGTGGAAGAAAACCGCGTGCGCCAGCTTGATTACGGCGTTCAAATCAACCGCCTGCTCTACACCCGCCTGATTAAAGGCGGCAACATCACGCTGTTTTCACCCAACGAAGTGCCGGGGCTTTACGACGCCTTTTTCGCCGACCAAGACGAATTCGAGCGCCTGTATGTGAAATACGAGCAGGACGAATCCATCCGTAAACGCGTTGTGCCTGCGACCGATTTATTCTCATCGCTGATGCAGGAACGCGCCGGCACCGGCCGCATCTACATCCAAAACGTTGACCACTGCAACACCCACAGCCCGTTTGACCCGCGCGTTGCGCCCGTGCGCCAGTCGAATCTGTGTTTGGAAATCGCCTTGCCGACCAAGCCGCTGGACAACATCAACGACAAAAACGGCGAAATCGCCTTGTGTACGCTGTCGGCTTTCAACTTGGGCGCGATTGACAACCTTGACGAATTTGAAAATCTGGCCGATTTGACCGTCCGCGCTTTGGACGCGCTGCTGGACTACCAAGACTATCCCGTACCGGCCGCCAAAATAGCGACCATGAACCGCCGTACACTGGGCATCGGTGTGATTAACTACGCCTACTATTTGGCGAAAAACGGCGTGAAATACGGCGACGATTCCGCCATCGGCCTGACCCACCGTACCTTTGAAGCCATGCAGTATTACCTGCTGAAAGCCTCCGTGAATCTGGCCAAAGAATACGGCGCGTGTCCGCTGTTTAACGAAACCGTCTATTCGCAAGGTAAATTGCCGATTGATACCTACAAAAAAGATTTGGACGCGATTTGCAGCGAACCGCTGCATTACGATTGGGCAAGCCTGCGTGCCGACATCGTCAAACACGGCCTGCGCAACTCAACCTTGACCGCCTTGATGCCGTCTGAAACCAGTTCGCAAATCGCCAACGCCACCAACGGCATTGAGCCGCCGCGCGGCTTGGTATCCGTGAAAGCCTCCAAAGACGGCATTTTGAAACAAGTCGTGCCTGAGTTTGAGACCCTCAAAGGCGCATACGAAACCCTGTGGCAAATGCCCGGCAACGACGGCTATCTGAAACTCGTCGGCGTGATGCAGAAATTCGTCGACCAAGCGATTTCCGCCAATACCAGCTACGACCCTGCCAAATTTGAGGGCGGCAAAGTTTCCATGAAACAGATGCTCAAAGATTTGCTCACCGCCTACAAATACGGCGTCAAAACCCTGTATTACCACAACACCCGCGACGGCGCGGACGATACGCAGACCGATATTCAGGACGACGGCTGCGCAGGCGGGGCGTGTAAGATTTAA